One Vicinamibacterales bacterium DNA segment encodes these proteins:
- a CDS encoding prepilin-type N-terminal cleavage/methylation domain-containing protein: protein MGTPHRPPLSCLRDSRGFSLLELMVVVGLMGVIGAIAIPMTGNALHYLKLSGDARSISNEISSAKMRAAAKFTQARIFADLSGRQYYLQTCATPGTSPCPSWTTEGGTQSLASTVSFGYGIVATAPPNTQTTIAQAPSCLDNAGHAVANTACIIFNSRGIPVDTTGSPTGLNAFYINDGASVYGVTLAATGFVRSFQTAYATSPSWVQQ, encoded by the coding sequence ATGGGCACTCCCCACCGCCCGCCGCTCTCCTGTCTGCGCGATTCGCGCGGATTCAGTCTGCTCGAGTTGATGGTCGTAGTCGGCCTGATGGGCGTCATCGGCGCGATCGCCATCCCGATGACCGGCAACGCCCTGCACTATTTGAAGTTGAGCGGCGACGCACGGAGCATCTCGAACGAGATTTCCTCCGCAAAAATGCGCGCCGCTGCCAAGTTCACCCAGGCGCGCATTTTCGCGGATTTGAGTGGCCGTCAGTACTACCTGCAGACGTGCGCCACGCCGGGGACCTCGCCGTGCCCGTCGTGGACGACCGAAGGAGGCACCCAGTCGCTGGCGTCGACCGTCAGCTTCGGCTACGGCATCGTCGCCACCGCGCCGCCCAATACCCAGACGACAATCGCGCAGGCTCCCTCATGCCTCGACAACGCGGGACACGCCGTGGCGAATACCGCCTGCATCATCTTCAACTCGCGCGGCATTCCGGTCGACACGACCGGCAGTCCGACCGGGCTCAACGCGTTCTACATCAATGACGGCGCCTCCGTCTACGGCGTGACGCTGGCGGCGACCGGATTCGTCCGGAGCTTTCAGACGGCGTACGCCACGTCGCCGTCCTGGGTGCAGCAATGA
- a CDS encoding SWIB/MDM2 domain-containing protein — protein MAKKAAKKSARKPNAAFMKPMNPSASLAEVVGSKPIPRTEVTKKLWAYIKKNKLQDPKNKRMIKADDALKPVFGGKATVNMFEMTKLVNKHLKA, from the coding sequence ATGGCCAAGAAGGCGGCGAAGAAGTCCGCGCGCAAGCCGAACGCGGCATTCATGAAACCGATGAACCCGAGCGCCTCGCTCGCGGAAGTCGTCGGCAGCAAGCCCATTCCGCGGACGGAAGTCACCAAGAAGCTCTGGGCGTACATCAAGAAGAACAAGCTGCAGGATCCGAAGAACAAGCGGATGATCAAGGCCGACGACGCGCTGAAGCCGGTGTTCGGCGGCAAGGCCACGGTCAACATGTTCGAGATGACCAAGCTTGTAAACAAGCACCTCAAAGCGTAA